The window TAAATAACGATGCTTCATCAATGGACAACCTCTTTCTATGTCTTATTTTTCTCTTTTATAAAATGGAGTTGCTACTGTAACTGCTTTTAGTCGTTTATTTCTTATCTCAATTTCTACCTCTTGCCCAAGTTCTGCAAATGTTGCGTCAATTATAGCTAAACCAATATTTTTCTTAAGAGTAGGTGATTGTGTACCGGATGTAACATGCCCAATTTGCTTGTTATCTACAAATACTGGATATCCCGTACGAGGAATTCCTTTATCAATCATTTCGATACCAATACTTTTTCTTGGTACACCGTTCTCTTTTTGTTCAAGTAAGATTGATTTACCATTAAAATCTTGTTCTTTTTTTAGTTTTACGACAAAACCAATATTAGCTTCAAGTGGCGAAATATCTTTTGTTAATTCTTGACCATAAAGTGGTAAACAAGCTTCAAAACGCAAAGTATCACGAGCACCTAAACCACATGGAAGAATACCTTCCTCGCTACCTGCATCGAGAATACTGCTCCATAGATCTGTTACATCATTAGCAGAAGCGTATATTTCAAATCCATCTTCCCCTGTGTAGCCAGTTCGTGAGATAATCACATTTTTACCAGCAACTTCAACATTGTTTGCGAAACGGAAGAATCCAATTTCATCCAAACTTTTTGTAGTCAGCTTTTGTAAAATGACCTGAGCTAACGGTCCTTGTAAAGCAAGTAAACCATAATCTTCTGATTTATTTACTAGTGTTACATCTCCAATTACATTTTCCTGCATCCATTTATAATCTTTTTCGATATTACCAGCGTTTACAACAAGAAGATAATGATTGTCTTCAATTTTGTAAATTAATAAATCATCTACAATTCCGCCATCCTTATAACACATGGCTGTGTATTGTGCCTGCCCATCTACTAATTTTGAGACATCATTCGTCATAATGTTTTGAAGATATTCTTCACTATCTGTACCTGTTAGGATTATTTCTCCCATATGAGAAACATCAAACAATCCAGCTTTCGTTCTCACTGCTTCGTGCTCGGCCTTGATACTTGAGAATTGGACTGGAAGTTCCCATCCTCCGAAGTCAATGGTCTTTCCTCCGTAATTTGCATATACATCAAATAAAGGTGTTCGTTTCAACTTTTCTGCCAAAATAATCTCCTCCTTCACTATTTCCATACAAAAAAGGACAGAATAACCCCTTTGGGAAAACAAGGGTTCTCTGTCCTGGGACCTGAAAGTTTACCAAAAATGGCTTTCCTCTTTGGTGGCTTCACGTAGTAAAAACGAAAGCGCTCTCCAGAGTTGCGTCCTATACGAGTTCTTTTGCCTGAGAGATTCATAATTTACATTACTTGCTCCTTCGGCGACGCAACTAGTGCGTTCTCTCCCCGTATAATCATCCGCGATATCTGTATAACTCACTCTTTGTCTATATCCTAACATTCAAGTGAATTATAAGCAATACTTTTTAATAAAATCGACTAAAGGCGAACGTTATTGACGAAAATAACATATATCATCCGCCTTTGAGTCGATTCACTTGGTATCCAGCATACTCTGTAATTTGTCTTAGTGGTCTATGTTCTGTTCGAATCGTTATATGCGCAGCCTTTTTATAAAACCACTTCCTCATTTTAAACAGTTGTTCTAATTCTTCCTTCGTACTGTTCTGCACAATCGGTCTGTTTTTGTCGTTTTTAATTCTCATCCAAATATCTTCAAAAGTTGCATCTAAATAAAGTACAAGTCCAGTTCTTCGCATCACTTCAATATTTTTTTCGTTCATGGCAACCCCACCACCTGTCGAAATGATGCACGATTCGTTCCGAAAATTTTCAAGAAAGTCAGTCTCTACTTTCCGAAAGTACGCTTCTCCTTCTTGCTCAAAAATCTCAGGAATTGTTCTATTTTGTAATCTTACAATTTCCTTATCCATATCATAGTAGGGCATTTTTAAAAAGAAGCTCAATCTTCTACCGATTGCACTTTTGCCACTTCCCATAAATCCTACTAAATATACTTTATACACGATTCACCAACTCACTAAGTTCCAATTTTCTCGGTGCCATAATATCATCAAGTTATTCTTTATTATAGAGAGTGGCTTTTTTTATTACAACTATAAAAAAAGAGTTAAATGGAAACTATCGCGTATTTTGTCGATGGAATACCTCTAATTTTTCAATTGTTGCATCAGTATAAAACATCTCTAAAGCATCATATGTTTGATACTTGGATTGATACGCAGCAATAATGGACAGCAACAAGACAGTTACAACCAGCAAAAGTATAACTACAGCTGGTAGGAATACCCCTCTTTCATTCTGTACGAAATGTAACATAAAATACATGCACCTTCTCTACACCATTTAAAAAATTCATCTTCATTAGCAATGAGTTTCCTTCCATTTCAACAAATAGAGATTCAATATTTAATAACATCTGCTCATGACCATCCAAATTTTTTATTTTACGTATTAAGTTTTTGTATAACTCCACTTTATAATTTGTTTGACCTTTTCTGATCGTAATCCCTCTTGAATTTTCATAAACTTCTATAGAGTCCACTTCGGTTAAAAAAGAATCTACATACTGGATGAACAACGCCCATTCTGTTTCTGTAGTATCGGTCACATTTGCCTCCGTTTTAGTTAACCACCACATAGTACCTACCAACACTTGAGCAAAAAGCATAAATACGGCTAAATGAAGAATCCCCTCCAGTAACGTGTAACCTGATTGGTCACGGATTTTCATTTTATAATTGGCACACATTTACGCTGCTCCTCTCGCATCCCTTCATAGTCAATACAAATTTTTTCGTCATTAATATCATATGAATAGATAACTCCATCTACTTGCATAGCTCCAGTTGGAATATTTTCTGCGGTATACAACTTTGCAATTTCATACATGACTAAAGACGAATGATAATCTCTTTTTTTATCTTCTAGTTGAACAATCATGCTATTTACTACCGGCAATATTGTAGTACTAATTAGAAAAGTAATACTTAATGATAAAATTGTCTCTGGCCAGGAAAAACCATGACTATTTTTCATAATTTATCACACCTCTACCTATATAAAAGGTTATTCGCTTCACACCTCTCTCGGTTTCAAACAATAAGTTTCCAAAACTGTTTATATTACCATTTGGATGAAATGAAATCACTTTTAAAGTACTTTCATCACTTAAACGCATATTTTTTGGTAAATCGTTTTCGAACCAGACAGTACCTGCTGATTCTGCCTTATATTGCGTTCGGTTGTTAGGAAAATTTAAATAAGTATACCTATTTTCACCAATAGAGATAGCTTGAAGTCTCAAAATATCTAAATGTAATTGCCGATAGAATCTCTCTTCCTCCATATCCTTCATCTTTGTAGAAGTAATAAATAGAACTGAAGAAGATACCACCATTACAATCGTTAAAACAAGTAACATTTCAATCAATGTATATCCCTTCTCGTTCAGCTTAAATTTCGTCAACACGAACTTATTCACTAGTCACTTTCCCAGTAGCAGGATCAATCGTAACAGTCTCCCCATTAGGACATGTTGTGTTTTCACCAGGCAAATAACCTCCTGTCTCAAGTTCTACCAATGTAGGTATTGTTTTATGTTCAATTTTAAATGCTGCGACTTGACCTTCCAGCATTTTCACAAATGCTTGGCAGCTTTTTTCATCGATACTTGCAGAATGCTTTGTCACATTAGGGATTGATATAAGAATCAACACAGATATAATAAGCAAAACAATCATCATTTCCACCAGAGTGAAACCTCGGTCATTTTTCAGTAGTTTTTTCATAATTTCTCCTTTATACAATGTTAATCATGTTATAAATAGGCAATAATATTGCCAAATAAGCACCAATGATAAAAACAGCCAAAATTAAAAATAAGGTTGGTTGAACTATACTTATATAACGAGAAAGCTTGCTTTCAATTTCTTGGCTAAGAAACTCATTATAGAGAGATAGCTCTCTGCCTAAATAACCACTATTTTCGCCGTGCACAACAAAATGGAATAATTCTGCTGTAAAAGAGTCTAAGAGGAAAACAGCCTGAGAAAACGATTCGCCATGTACAACCTTGTCTTTCATTTGTTTTCCGATAAACCGGAGCACTTTATGTTCCTTTTGAGAAATTAGTGCCTCCAATGATTGTTGTAATGACATACCACTTTCCATGAGTCCACCCATCTCTCTTGCAAAAACTCTTGTAAGTAGTAAACGATACCAGCTTCTCACTATAGGTAATTTCAAATAAATCAAGTGTTGCTTCTCTATGGGGAGCTTTTTCAATATCCTATAGGATAAAATTAATAGACAGGAACTAATTATCGCAGTTACGAAAAATATATTGGGCATTTGCAAAAGATAACCTGTCCAAGTCAAGGAATTGTCTGATGACTCATCTCCTTTAGAACCAATTAAAGACTCCATATTTGGTAAAAAGTAAATTCTAAACATCGTAAACAATAAAAAAAGTATCATAAATAAACATACCGGATACATCAATAAGTTATTTAAACGTTTTTTTGCACCTTCAAAAAATGCAGTATTCACACTCAATACAGCAATTGTTTGTTGTAATTGACCATGAACAGAAGCAAGATTCAATGGCAACAATAATCGACTTGGAAACCCTAATAATTTAAATACATCAACTACGGCTAATCCATTTCGTTGTACTTCAGTTATTCGTTTACTAACTGCCTTTGAATCTTTCACATGAAACGGTAATAACATACTGACCGATTCGTGAAATGTATATCCTTCCATCAAGAGATCACTTAGTCTACTCAAAAACGAGGAATGCATATTTGATGGAATTATTTGACGCTTCCTTTCCAAATAAACTTTAACCTTTTTCAATAACACCTTCTCTTACCCCTCTCTCAATTTGATAGGATAAGGAAAGAGTGTACGGAATACGGTAAGTTTTCCCTGAGAGCATAGATTGAAATGCTTCCTCTAACAATTCATCTGAAAGTATTTCAAACACAGCTGATAATTCAGATTCTACCCCTACTGAAGCAACAACTAGTCTTTGAGTAACGATACCGGTAATGGTTTGCCTTAACTCTTCTGTGGTGATTCCTAAATCTAATAGACGATAAAGAGATCCTACACCGTCCTTTGCATGAATGGTTGATACAACTAGATGACCTGTTAACGCTGCTTGTATAGCAGCTTTAGCTGTGGCCTCATCCCTAATTTCCCCTATCATAATCACATCTGGCGAATGGCGCAGTATAGCCTTTAAACCTGTAGAATAAGTTACTCCTGAACGTTCATTTACTTGGATTTGAAGTAAGTGAGATTGACTATTCTCTACTGGGTCCTCTAAAGAAATTACATGTCGATTTAAATTTTCTGCACAATATTTGGTAAGCGAATACATTGTAGTGGACTTTCCAGATCCAGTAGGTCCAACGAATAAGATTAGTCCTTGACGATTATTCGCAAGTTCTACAATTTTTTCCGTTGTATCTCTAAATAAAGACAGAGAATGAATAATTTTGGCGTTGTCATGCTGTTGGAGGCGAATTACCATACTTTCCTTTCCAAAAATGGAGGGAAGTGTAGAAACACGAAATGAGAATTTATGTGAATTGAATACTTGTTGAAAGGAACCGCTTTGTGGCTTTCTTCTTTCGCTGATATCAAGAGAGGATAAAAACTTGAAGAATGAAATGATACGCTCTCCTACATTCAAAGGGAGCTTGCCCGCTTCAAACATCTGAGAATTTTTTTTAAAGTAATAGATGTAGTCTTCTTCGTTAGGAATGACGTGTAAATCGGATGCACCAAATTTATGGGCTTTTATAAGTAAACGAAAACATTTTTGTTCTATTAGATTTTCTACTTGTTGCATAAGTTTCCTTTCCCCAGATACAAGTTGCGACCGCAAACAGCTTGTACTTAGTATTATACTTCCCTATTTATAAAAAAGGAAGTAGTTTTTTAAATTTTCTGTTATTTAAAAATGATTTTATTATTCTTTCGTTCTTGATTATAATAGTAACTAATACCAGAAAGAAGGTAATTGCATGCCAAATACTTTAAAGCTCACAAATGCTTTAGCAGATGAAACAAGGTATTCTATTTATCTATATATCGTAAAACAAGTACAATCAGTAAATGTACAACAAATTGCAGAACAATTCAGCATCCATCCTAATGTAGCGAGACTCCATCTAACTAAACTAAATGAATCTAAATTAGTTACTTCTGAGTTACTTAATAATAAAAAAGGCGGTCGTCCGGCGCGTATTTATAAACTTGCAGAACAACCTATTTACTTAAGTTTTCCTAAACAAGAGAATCATTTGCTGTTAGAGTGGTTATTAGAATTAGTAGAAACTATGGGCACAGAAGCGCTTGATAAAGCCAAAAAAATTAGTTATACTTCTGGATACAATTCTATACAACAGTCATTATTAGCAGATCCGAGCTTCGAACAAAAAATAGAGCTACTATCTGCTGCAGCCCTCTCTGTGGGTTATATTCCTAATATCGAGAATAAAGAAGGTAAACAAATTATTACATTCTCTATTTTTAATTGTCCTTATAAAGGACAACTATCCAAACATCCACATATAATTTGTAGTATTCATGAATCTTTTTTAAAAGGACAGTTTGATGCTTTGTTCCCTAATAATGAATTCATTCAGCTGGAAAGCAAACAAAATCACTGTAGCAATTGCGTATATCAAATAGAAGTTCTATAATGAATGCATAGATAATACATATTTGTGACAATGCAGAGTATAATGTGTAAAGAAAACTAATAATCAGTTTACATGTACGAACACTTTCATTTATAATAAATATGAGAATTATTTGTATGGTTTGTAAAAGGAGGGACTACAAATGGGCAATATGTATAAAGTAATGGCTTTCTGGACAGGGATTTTTGCAGTTATGTTTTATTTAGGTGATATGCCAGAAGCTTCTTTACTATTTTTAGCAAATACGGGATTATTCCTTCTTTTAGGGTTCTTAAACCTTTCAGAACGTATGTATATGTACATCTTCGGAGCTTACTTAATGTTCTTCTTCGCAGGATTTACATATTACACGACATTCATGCACGTACCAGGTGCAGGACATTAATAATTTGTTCCCAAAAAAGCAGCTCAATTTATTGAGCTGCTTTTTTATCTTTTTATATAATCTATTGTTTATTATTGTATTATTTCCACCTAAAAGGTTAAAGCTATATTGCATAGCGAAATCCGAACAACGTTGAACTCTGCTACAATCGGAAGCTTTCCACGAGCACGACCAACTGGATGTTGGTCAAGAAGGAGTTGCCACATGATGGTTGCACTTAGCCTTTGTCCCTTTTAATCGTTCTGCGGGGCTTTCTGATCGTGCTACGCTCGCGGAGTCATCGCCTATAACGAAAATCAACGAAATTGACTTTAAAAACTAATAAAAAATTGGGATATCACATAAACATCCGTATTTTTAAATGATTCAAATAAATGTATTAAAATCCATTTAAGAATGGATTCGACTCCATTTCGACTTCTATTGTTGTCGAAGGACCATGCCCTGGATAAACAAGGGTTGCTTCTGGCAACGTTAAAAGTTTTGTATGAATGGCTTTCATAAGTTCGGACTGGTTACCTCCTGGAAGATCTGTCCGTCCGACACTGTTTTGAAAAAGTGTATCTCCCACAATTGCAAAGCTTTCTTGTTTAAAATAATAGGTTAAGCTACCAGGTGAATGTCCTGGTGTATGTAAAAGCTCCATATGGAATTCACCAATTTTCAACTCTGACTCACTATTATTTAATAAAAAATCTGCCTCATTACAAATTATTGACGGGATTTCTGCATATTTTGATGAGCCATTTTTTGAAGGATCCCCCAACCATTTTTTCTCTGATGAATGGATATACACTGGAATATCAAAACTTCCTCTCACTTGTTCAACAGCTCCAATATGGTCAAAATGTGCATGAGTCAATAAAATAGCTAACGGTTTCATCTTTAATCGATGAAGCTCGCTAATTATTTTCTCCCCTTCTCCTCCTGGATCAAAGATTAGGCATTGCTTCGTTGAATTTGAAACAATATAACAATTTGTTTGAATATAACCTAGTGGATAAGTTCTAACGTTTAACATAATAATCACCTCTTACTTATCTTATACGATATATCATCTATTGTTCAATAATTCACCACTTTTCTACTCGACAAAACTAACATTAAGAATTACAATAGAAGAGGAATATGCAAATGCGACATTCATTTTCTGATGTCGAAAGGAGTGTCTTTTCATGAACTTATTAATGGTTATCTTTGGACTAGTTACACTTTTAGCTGTAGTTGGCACTTATCAAGCTTTTAAAGAAAAGAATGTGTTAGGGGTTCTATTTAACTTTGGTACATTCGCTGTTTTTGGCTTCTTTACAGTCATGACAATCGTGAACCAAGGCTTCCCACCAAGCTTACACTAAAACCAAATGAAAAAAGCTGCTATACATCACTTAAATGTATAGCAGCTTTTTTTCTATTCATTTAAATAAATCCATTTCTTCTCGTCCAAAGGATTTGTAGAAATCCAAGTTTCTTTTGTATATCCTCCTAAACAAATTTCTCCATTAGGAGAGCAAGAAATAGGCTGTTCATCCATTTCCCCGAATATTTGTTGGTCATCTAAAGAAATCTTTGAAAGAACACTCTTTTGGCTAATATCATCCTGATTTCTAGACTCTTTAGCATTTAGTAAGATAAATTCTGTTGGTGAAATTATAGACATAGTTGGGGTGACCCATTCGGAATAATTTGAAACTGCAGGGGTTACCCATTCGAATTTTTTAGTACCATTCGACTCTTCAAAACGATACTCAAATTCTTTTTGCTCTTCGTTTATTTGAACATAAACAATCGCTTCTCCAATATTTGTCACATCTAATACCTTGTCTTCACCAGTACTTTTTAAGGTTTCATCTAAGATTGAGTAAAGAAAAAGTTCACTCCCATCTAGGCCAGAGTCAGACCATCTAAAAACCATTAAATTTTCCTCGTCATACCATTTCACAAACGGGTTTTCTATTTCGATAGAAGTTAACTCCTGTGTGGCTCCATCATATACGAATGTACTATAAGACCAATCCTCATAAAATGTTGAGAAAACAACTAAGTTTGGGTTTGTAGGATGCCAATCCATGTATATTTCTGCGGATTCAAACGATAGGCTTTGAAGAACAAATCCATTTTTATGTAAAAATTGAATTTCTGCGGATGAAGAATCTTTGGAAGTATGTAATAAAATCATTTCTTTAGAAGGATGAATGGTCCCTTGAATAATCGGAGTAGTCGTAGTATAAATTGTCCGCCAACTATTTGTTGAAACACTATAAGACTTAACTAACCATTGCCCCTTTTCCACAACAATAAAAACTACTTCTTCGTTAGACAACCATCCTACTACACTATGAAGGGCATTGTTATCCAACAAAATAGATGGTATCTCTGCATTTTTTTCAACTTCACCAATATCGGATGGTATTTTATCTTCATTCTCCTGATCTACTTTAGGAATTTTTGTTTCCTTTTCCGTACAAGCTTGAAGGAAGATGATACAAAATAATAATATAACAATTTTCTTCAACATACTCCCCCCTTCTTAACATAATAGACGAATGTAAATCCATTTTGTTTCATATAAAAAGCACAGACAAAATAAATGTCCGTGCTTTTTCTTATTCATCTTCTTTTAATGCCTCATTAATAAGCAAGTTCCCAGTCTTCAAATCATAAAAGCGCAATAAATCTCCATTAATGATTTGATCGGAATAGCCAAGTTCCTGAGTAGCTCTATCTATATAAGGCTGACAGCTATCTACTTCTATTTGCAAACCGGTAGTATTATCATAGCAAGCATTACCAGCATATACAACTTTGTCAGTTACAAATCCACCGTCACGGAACACAACAAATTCTTCATGCTCTTCTGAGAACAAATCTGCTCCAAGCTGCATATCTTTAGATGTGTCAACGCCTAAGGCATGTAAAATCGTTGGACGCAAATCGATTTGACCAGATGTTTCAGTAATTTCTTTACCATCTCCACTATTTGGAATATGAACGAATAGTGGAACACGTTGAAGTTTCGCTGATTCATATGGAGTTATTTCTTTTTCTAAATATTGCTCCATTGCCTTATTGTGATTTTCAGAAATACCATAGTGATCTCCGTACATAACGATGATAGAGTTATCATATAATCCTTGTTCTTTTAGGTCCTCAAAAAATAGTTTCAATGCTTCATCCATATATCGAACAGATTGGAAATATCTATTGAGTGTATTAGAGTTGGAATTATACTCTGGTATAAGCTTATCTTCTTCATCCAAAGTAAAAGGATGATGATTTGTTAAGGTTATTAAACGAGAATAAAATGGCTGAGGCATATCTGCCATCAAATCGACTGATTGCTCTAGGAAAGGAATATCCTTCATACCCCAGTTAACAGCATCCTCTTCGTTCACTACAAAACTTTGTTCATCATAATACTTTTGAATGTCCAATGCTCTATACATAATATCTCGATTCCAGAAACTTTTGTTATTAGGATGCAAAACGTTTGTAAAATATCCTTCTTCATTTAAGCTTTCTGCCATCGAATGGAATGTGTTTCCACTATGCGTAAAGAATACCGCTCCTCCACCTAATGGATATAGAGAATTTTCTAGTAAAAACTCAGAGTCGGACGTTTTTCCTAACCCAGTTTGATGATAAAAATTAGAGAAATAATATGTGTCCTTATCTTGCGTTAGTGAATTTAAAAATGGAGTAACTTCATGACCATTCATATCATTATTAATAACGAAAGATTGTAAGGATTCCATCGAAACTACGATTAAATTACGATCCTTGGCAACACCAAACATGTTTTCATTAGCATCTACTTGGTTAGATCGAACATAGTTATTTACTTCTACTAACTCACTACCATCGGCAAGCGCTCTTTGAGCATGTGATTTAGATTGGATATATATATCATATAAATGATAGTTATACGGTCCAATATTTTTTACAAGCATCTCACGATCAAAGCTTCGTGTTAATAGTTGTGGTCGTTCAATTTCAGATAAACCTAAGTTTAAAAATAGAATTGCTGCAACCATTACAAAATAAGCTCTTCTTACAGCAGGCTTAACAAGCGTAACTTTGTCTCCAATTTTCAACCACTTTAATGCAATAATGATGATGGCAACATCTGTGAAATAGAAAATATCTGTTAAAAAGATACTTTCTGCTGCCGATGAACCCAAATCGCCAAAATTACTTGTTTGAAATAGCACCGGAATTGTAATGAAATCTGTGAAAAAACGGTAAAATACTGCATTAGCATATACAACAGCTGAAAGTATTATACTAGAAATTACTATATATCTATTTCTACCTTTAGGACTCTTAAAGAACAATGAAAGTCCGTAGATAAATAGTAAAAAACTAAGCGGATTTATAAAAAGTATCAGTTGTTGCATCAAATTTTCAATATCCATGTCAAAGCTGGTGTGGTAAACAATATAGGTTTTTATCCATGTTGCCACAACAGCAAGAATCAGAATAGAATGTGTTGGCCAATTTCTCTTCTTCATGCCTACACCCTCCCCTTTTTTACTCTTTAGTTAAATATGTTAAAAGTAACAGAACTTATCTTAATCCTTTCTTTACAATAAATCAATATAAAAGAATAAGGATTTTGATACAATTGTACAAGTCTTTCATACCATACCCTATATAAGACGGATTCAACCAGTAAAAAGTTTCATTTTTTTATAAAAACATAAAACGTCAGAGTAGAATCAACTCTGACGTGTTCTAAATTTTACTATTACTTTGTTCTTGTCTCAGTAACAAAATGGCTATTTGAAAGTCTTTTGCCTCAATCATTTGCATTTTATATAGCTCTCTTATTTCATCTTCCATTATTTCTAAATCTGCTAGTCGATCTTTCGTATATACATATATACCAAATCGTTTTAAAAGTTGCATAACGTCGTATACTGAATTCATACTATTCATCCTTCTCGCGAATCTGTTTGCACAAAAAAATTTCGTTCGGTGTAATGATTTTATCTACAGGTAAATCAAATACATCATATTCAACGTTTTTCACCACTTGAATATCAAATGCCAATGACAGTGTGTCTCCCTTAAAATTCGTTAAGAAACGGTCATAATAGCCTCCACCATATCCTATCCGGTATCCCGTTTCGCTATATACAATCCCAGGAACGACTAGTATATCAATCTCCTGAGGAATGATCGCTTTAGACGTAAGAGGATTAGGTTCAAGTAAGTGCATATAAACGCGTTCTAATTGGTCAAAATTTTGGATTTGGTAGAATATCATTGATCTATCCAAAGGTGAACATTTAGGAACAACAACATTTATTCCCATGCTCCATAATTGTTTTATTATACTCCATGTATCCACTTCAGGGAAGCTAGATATTGTTAATCCGATAGTGGAAGCGTCTAAAACTGCTATTTGTCGTAAAAACTTTTCTTCAATTTGTTTTGAGTAATTATTATATGTAACCTCATCTAAAGATGTTAACTGCTTTCTCATAGCGTTTCTCATAATTTTCTTTGTCATTGTTATACCTCCAAACAATAGAAAAAAACCAAAACCATACTAGGTTTTGGTTTAGGTTATTATTTAGTTTCTCTATGAAGAGTCATTTTCTTATCACGTGAGCAATACTTTTTAAGTTCAAGACGTTCTGGATTGTTACGCTTGTTTTTCTTAGAAATATAGTTGCGCTCTCCGCAATCTGTACAAGCTAATGTAATATTAACGCGCATGGTTGTCCCTCCCACTCTTTGTCAGGATTAAATATAAAACTTGAGCATGATTTATACGACTAACCAATTATAGCATATATCCAAATAAAATCTACTATTAATACAGGAAATTATTCAATTTTTTTTCGGATATGGTAGTATGAGTATAGGAATATAACAATAGAGGTGAATACTATGGACTTTTCCATCATTATAATGTTTATTGGAGTTGTATTAATAACAATTTCTTTTTTCTTCAAGGACTCCTCCAAAAAAATGGAGTCGGAATTAGAAGACCTATCGTTCACGGTTTATCAAGAAACGAACGCTATCAAGCGAAGACTTAAAGTAGTAGAGGAAGAACTACTTATCGAATCTTCAAAAGTCTCTATACCGGTTAAAAAACAAACGAAGCACGTCATCCATGATATTATAAAAAATCAAGTGCTGGAATTGCATAAACAAGGTTATTCGTTAAAAGAAATTAGTGACCGTTCCTCTTTAACCATTGATGAAATAAAATACGTAATTGGTGGTGGAAAGTGATGAATAAGACTATTCGGAATATAGGAATTGGCTTATTTCTTGCTGGAGCAGCATTTCAAATAGAAGGATTCGTCGTAAAAGAAGATATTACTTCTACAA is drawn from Psychrobacillus sp. INOP01 and contains these coding sequences:
- a CDS encoding MBL fold metallo-hydrolase; this encodes MLNVRTYPLGYIQTNCYIVSNSTKQCLIFDPGGEGEKIISELHRLKMKPLAILLTHAHFDHIGAVEQVRGSFDIPVYIHSSEKKWLGDPSKNGSSKYAEIPSIICNEADFLLNNSESELKIGEFHMELLHTPGHSPGSLTYYFKQESFAIVGDTLFQNSVGRTDLPGGNQSELMKAIHTKLLTLPEATLVYPGHGPSTTIEVEMESNPFLNGF
- a CDS encoding DUF2759 domain-containing protein, whose amino-acid sequence is MNLLMVIFGLVTLLAVVGTYQAFKEKNVLGVLFNFGTFAVFGFFTVMTIVNQGFPPSLH
- a CDS encoding LTA synthase family protein — its product is MKKRNWPTHSILILAVVATWIKTYIVYHTSFDMDIENLMQQLILFINPLSFLLFIYGLSLFFKSPKGRNRYIVISSIILSAVVYANAVFYRFFTDFITIPVLFQTSNFGDLGSSAAESIFLTDIFYFTDVAIIIIALKWLKIGDKVTLVKPAVRRAYFVMVAAILFLNLGLSEIERPQLLTRSFDREMLVKNIGPYNYHLYDIYIQSKSHAQRALADGSELVEVNNYVRSNQVDANENMFGVAKDRNLIVVSMESLQSFVINNDMNGHEVTPFLNSLTQDKDTYYFSNFYHQTGLGKTSDSEFLLENSLYPLGGGAVFFTHSGNTFHSMAESLNEEGYFTNVLHPNNKSFWNRDIMYRALDIQKYYDEQSFVVNEEDAVNWGMKDIPFLEQSVDLMADMPQPFYSRLITLTNHHPFTLDEEDKLIPEYNSNSNTLNRYFQSVRYMDEALKLFFEDLKEQGLYDNSIIVMYGDHYGISENHNKAMEQYLEKEITPYESAKLQRVPLFVHIPNSGDGKEITETSGQIDLRPTILHALGVDTSKDMQLGADLFSEEHEEFVVFRDGGFVTDKVVYAGNACYDNTTGLQIEVDSCQPYIDRATQELGYSDQIINGDLLRFYDLKTGNLLINEALKEDE
- a CDS encoding YqgQ family protein — its product is MNSVYDVMQLLKRFGIYVYTKDRLADLEIMEDEIRELYKMQMIEAKDFQIAILLLRQEQSNSKI
- a CDS encoding 5-formyltetrahydrofolate cyclo-ligase, with the translated sequence MTKKIMRNAMRKQLTSLDEVTYNNYSKQIEEKFLRQIAVLDASTIGLTISSFPEVDTWSIIKQLWSMGINVVVPKCSPLDRSMIFYQIQNFDQLERVYMHLLEPNPLTSKAIIPQEIDILVVPGIVYSETGYRIGYGGGYYDRFLTNFKGDTLSLAFDIQVVKNVEYDVFDLPVDKIITPNEIFLCKQIREKDE
- the rpmG gene encoding 50S ribosomal protein L33 yields the protein MRVNITLACTDCGERNYISKKNKRNNPERLELKKYCSRDKKMTLHRETK